Proteins encoded by one window of Aptenodytes patagonicus chromosome 9, bAptPat1.pri.cur, whole genome shotgun sequence:
- the FAAH2 gene encoding fatty-acid amide hydrolase 2 has protein sequence MALSRTERFLALLLRLLSRACLVLLGLVAPAPPRAGPARPARPRAVPPPCRPLLLLPARQLAARLRARQVTCVEVVEAYVERIREVNPLINAVVKDRFEEALQEARQVDKLLSESPGNDYLEEKFPLLGVPITIKEAFSVHGMPNTSGLVNRRNVIATSDATVVSRLKQAGAIPLGVTNCSELCMWYESSNRVYGRTNNPYDLQRIVGGSSGGEGGVLAAACSVIGVGSDIGGSIRMPAFFNGVFGHKPTTGVVPNDGQFPNARGVRTSFLCTGPMCRYAEDLEPMLRVMAGPGVNKLKLNEKVSLEKIKFHCMDHDGGSIFVSPVDKEILQAQKKVVEHLEGKLGVQVRRVAIHKMKYSFQIWSAMMSSKDSDGQEAQLFTDLLADHGKPVWPLWELMKWLMGMSSHTLPAIALGLTEKLMKLNPGGNAKLVSMGKSLQEEMEALLGPDGVLLYPSHPIIAPRHHSPICMPFNFAYTAIFNVLGLPVTQCPLGLSSEGLPLGIQLVAASYNDHLTLAVARYLEQAFGGWILPGKV, from the exons ATGGCGCTGTCGCGCACGGAGCGGTTCCTGgcgctgctgctgcggctgctgtcGCGCgcctgcctggtgctgctggggctcgtggcccccgcgccgccgcgcgccggccccgcccgccccgcgcggccGCGCGCCGTCCCGCCGCCGTGCCGcccgctcctgctgctgcccgcccGGCAGCTGGCGGCGCGGCTCCGCGCCCGGCAG GTGACATGTGTTGAGGTGGTCGAGGCGTACGTGGAGAGGATCAGGGAGGTCAATCCCCTCATCAACGCCGTGGTTAAGGACAG GTTTGAGGAGGCCCTGCAGGAAGCCCGGCAGGTAGATAAGCTGCTTTCGGAGAGCCCTGGCAATGACTACCTGGAGGAGAAGTTCCCCTTGTTAGGGGTTCCCATCACCATCAAGGAGGCCTTTTCTGTGCACG GGATGCCCAACACATCTGGCTTGGTCAACCGCCGCAATGTGATTGCCACCTCGGATGCCACGGTGGTGTCCCGGCTGAAGCAGGCCGGTGCCATCCCACTGGGTGTGACCAACTGCAGCGAGCTGTGCATGTGGTACGAGTCCAGCAACAGGGTCTATGGCAGGACCAACAACCCCTATGATCTGCAGAGGATCGTGGGCGGCAGCTCAG GTGGGGAGGGTGGTgtcctggcagctgcctgctcagtCATAGGTGTGGGCTCTGACATTGGTGGCAGCATCCGGATGCCTGCTTTCTTTAACGGAGTCTTCGGCCATAAACCCACAACAG GGGTGGTGCCCAACGATGGCCAGTTCCCGAATGCTCGAGGGGTGCGGACCAGCTTCCTGTGCACGGGGCCCATGTGCCGCTACGCGGAGGACCTGGAGCCTATGCTGAGGGTCATGGCCGGTCCTGGAGTCAACAA gctgaagctGAATGAAAAGGTGTCgctggagaaaataaaatttcactgcATGGATCATGACGGCGGGTCCATTTTTGTGTCGCCTGTGGACAAGGAGATCTTGCAGGCCCAAAAGAAG GTGGTGGAACACCTCGAAGGCAAGCTGGGGGTCCAAGTTCGGCGTGTGGCAATCCACAAGATGAAGTATTCTTTCCAGATCTGGTCAGCCATGATGTCGTCCAAGGACAGCGATGGGCAG gAGGCACAGCTATTCACGGACCTGCTGGCGGATCATGGGAAGCCGGTGTGGCCGCTGTGGGAGCTGATGAAGTGGCTCATGGGGATGTCTTCCCACACTCTCCCAGCTATCG ctctggggctgacagagaagctgatgaaacTCAACCCTGGTGGGAATGCCAAGCTGGTGAGCATGGGGAAGAGCCTGCAGGAGGAGATGGAGGCCCTGCTGGGGCCAGATGGGGTGCTCCTCTACCCCTCCCACCCCATCATAGCTCCCAGGCACCACTCCCCCATATGCATGCCCTTCAACTTCGCCTACACAG CTATCTTCAACGTCCTGGGCTTGCCAGTGACGCAGTGCCCGCTGGGCCTGAGCAGTGAGGGCCTGCCGCTGGGCATCCAGCTAGTGGCAGCCTCCTACAACGACCACCTGACGCTGGCAGTGGCCCGGTATCTGGAGCAGGCCTTCGGAGGGTGGATTTTACCTGGGAAAGTTTAG